A window from Macadamia integrifolia cultivar HAES 741 unplaced genomic scaffold, SCU_Mint_v3 scaffold1300, whole genome shotgun sequence encodes these proteins:
- the LOC122063360 gene encoding uncharacterized protein LOC122063360, which produces MFSHFTNIVNKLKALNKDYTQEKVMKVLRALPKKKWRPMVIAIQNIQDLENLSLDELMGMLQTYEVELQDDELEELEESRETRKKTIALKMTHESDKEESEDEQILLLSRHFHKFLKSKKGRKPIKGQPSRDNKGKNYSNEKSNEVIFCECRKPGHIKPNCPNLSKEGKKKKAYKAEETWDESVDSSDEQSGDEHTYIALMAASDQEEDKGNSTFFDNMNCICEENNEFDELYGAFQVLFEDRKRIVKEKKKALGKQIDNLQFTLNELTTYVREQENEIKGHLQTIEKLQKENKDLSQGNAKLTSALKTFTKGQRNLDTLLRTPRRDVHNMEGLGYKGSTSKSKKNEKTNLPLKKP; this is translated from the coding sequence atgttttctcattttacaAACATTGTGAACAAGTTGAAAGCCTTGAACAAAGATTACACTCAGGAGAAAGTAATGAAGGTGCTACGCGCATTACCCAAGAAGAAATGGAGGCCAATGGTGATAGCCATCCAAAACATTCAAGATCTAGAAAACTTGAGCCTAGATGAACTCATGGGGATGCTACAAACTTATGAAGTAGAACTTCAAGATGATGAGTTGGAAGAACTAGAAGAATCaagagaaacaagaaagaaaacaatagCTCTTAAAATGACACACGAGTCAGATAAAGAGGAAAGTGAAGATGAACAAATACTACTCCTATCTCGTCACTTTCACAAGTTCTTaaaatcaaagaaaggaagaaaacccATCAAAGGACAACCCTCTAGAGATAACAAAGGTAAGAACTACTCCAATGAGAAATCTAATGAAGTAATTTTCTGTGAATGTAGAAAGCCGGGTCACATCAAACCCAATTGTCCAAATCTCtcaaaggaaggaaagaaaaagaaggcctACAAAGCCGAAGAAACTTGGGATGAGTCAGTCGATAGTAGTGATGAACAATCGGGTGATGAACATACTTATATAGCCTTGATGGCTGCATCTgatcaagaagaagataagggaaACTCCACATTCTTTGATAATATGAATTGCATTTGtgaagaaaataatgaatttgATGAATTGTATGGTGCTTTTCAAGTATTATTCGAAGATAGAAAAAGGATagtgaaagagaagaagaaggcatTAGGAAAGCAAATAGATAATCTCCAATTTACCTTGAATGAGCTCACCACTTATGTGAGAGagcaagaaaatgaaattaaaggcCACTTGCAGACTattgaaaaattacaaaaagaaaacaaagatctCTCACAAGGAAATGCCAAATTAACCTCAGCCCTAAAAACCTTTACTAAAGGTCAAAGGAACCTTGACACCCTATTGCGAACACCTCGAAGAGATGTTCACAACATGGAAGGCCTTGGATACAAAGGATCCACCTCTAAatccaagaaaaatgaaaagaccaATCTACCTCTGAAGAAACCTTAA